cttgtaaagccattttctagaagAAACTTGGAAAGCCTTTCATACCATGCGCGAGGAGCCTGCTTCAGTCCATATAATGCATTGTCAAGTTTAAACACGTGCTCAGGATGCTCATGGCACTCGAAACCAGGCGGTTGCTTGACGAAAATTCTTATTTCAGAaagccattcagaaatgcacttttgatatccattttaaataatttgaattccatatgagatgcaaaggcaataagGATTCTGATGGCCTTcattcgagcaactggagcaaaaatttcatcatagtcaattccttcttcttgattgtaccCATGAACTACTAACATTGTCTTATTTCTTGTGgtgtttccaaactcatcaagtttgtttctaaatACCCACCTGGTTCCTATGACAGTTCTGTCAGCAAGTCGAGGAACCAGGTGCCATACactgttcctctcaaattgatgaagCTCATCTTGCATAATCGTAATTCAgtcagcatctttcaatgcttcTTTGATTTTTTTGGGCTCAATTTGAGAGAGAAATGCAGAGAAGGCAAGTGAGTTTCTAGACTTTGATCTAGTTTGAATTCCTGAGTCAATGGGGTGATCACATTTTGAAGAGGGTGTGAGCTTTTGTGCTTCTAATTGGACACCTGAATCTCATTATGAAATGTTCTAGATTCTTCTGCATATGATCCATGTGTCCTGCTCCTCACCTCAGCAATTGGAGTTCCATGTACAATATCCACAACTTTGTTTTCTACTTCAATTATTGTGattgagggaccaggttcctctaTGTCAGCTGGAGATTCAGCTGTGCCATTGTCATTTGATTCCTTGACCTGACTCATCATATCAGCCTTTCCATTtgca
This region of Nicotiana tomentosiformis chromosome 4, ASM39032v3, whole genome shotgun sequence genomic DNA includes:
- the LOC138910316 gene encoding uncharacterized mitochondrial protein AtMg00820-like; protein product: MQDELHQFERNSVWHLVPRLADRTVIGTRWVFRNKLDEFGNTTRNKTMLVVHGYNQEEGIDYDEIFAPVARMKAIRILIAFASHMEFKLFKMDIKSAFLNGFLK